The following DNA comes from Cellulomonas soli.
GGACCGCCGCACCGATGCTCGTCGCACCCGTCGCCGGGATGCTCGCACCCCGCCTGGGGGTCAGGCCCCTGCTCGTCACCGGACTCGCCCTGCAGTCGATCGGCCTGGGCTGGATGGGGCTGCTCGTGGGAGGCGCGACCACCTACCCCCAGCTCGTCCCCGGGCTCGTGCTCGCGGGCGTCGGCATGGGGCTCACCTTCGCCCCGGCGGCCACCGCGGTCCTCGCCGACATGGCCCCCGACGACCACGGCACGGCCAGCTCGGTCAACGCGACCCTGCGGGAGATCGGCGGGGCGCTCGGCGTGGCCGTCCTGGTGGCCGTGTTCCAGGCCGCCGACGGGACCCTGACCCCCGACGGGTACGCGGGCGGCCTGCGCCCGGCAGCGCTCGTCGGGGCCGCGGTCGTGGCCCTCGGCGCGCTGGTCGCCCTGCGCGTCCCGCGCGCCACCGGACGGCTGCGCCCGACGACCACCGGCACCGAGGCGCCCCGGCCCGCCGACGTCGCCACCCCGGTCGGCGCGGCCTGACCACCCAGCCGGGCCCGGACCGCCGCCGCCGACATCGCTGAGGTGACCGACGGCGCACGACCGATCGTCACCGAAGAACGCTAGACCCCCGCCGCCAGCAGGCTGCGGGGGTCGACGCGTGCGCGCTACGCGTCAGTCCTCGTCCTCGTCCTCGTCCGCCGGGCGGCGGTACGGGTCGCTGTCACCCGCGTGCGTGGCACGCGCCGCCAGCGCGGCGACCTCGGCGTCACGACGAGCAGCCTCGTGCAGTGCGGCGTCCAGGTGCGCGGCCGTCTCCGGCACCGCGTCCAGGTGGAACGCCAACGTCGGCGTGAGCCGGATGCCCGTCTGCTTGCCGACCTCCGAGCGGATGACGCCCTTCGCGCTCTCGAGCGCCTTGCCGCTCTCGGTGCGCGCCTCGTCATCACCGAGGACCGTGTAGAACACGTCCGCGTGCTGCAGGTCGCCCGTCACCCGGACGTCCGTCACCGTGACGAACCCCAGACGCGGGTCCTTGATGCGGGTGTCGAGCATCTGCGCGACGACCTGCTGGATGCGCTCGGCCAGCTTGCGAGCGCGTGCGGTGTCCGCCATGTGCCGTCCTTCCTCCTACGAGCCGTCGACCCTCCCGGGCCGGGGTCGTACCGGCCGCCGACTCCCTGCCGGCGGCACCGACACGCGAGCCGCGACGCCGGGCCGGACGGTGAGGTCCGGCGCCGGAGCCGCGGCCCGCGGTCGTCCTGGTCAGGCGCGAGGCTTCTCGCGCATCTCCCAGGTCTCGATGATGTCGCCGATCTCCACGTCGTTGAACGAGCCGAGACCGATACCGCACTCGTAGCCCTCGCGGACCTCGGTGGCGTCGTCCTTGAACCGCTTGAGCGACTCGATCGTCAGGTTGTCCCCGATGACCTTGCCGTTGCGCAGGACGCGCGCCTTGGTGTTGCGGCGGATCTCGCCCGACCGGACGATCGAGCCGGCGATGTTGCCGAACTTGGAGGAGCGGAACACCTCGCGCACCTCGGCCGAACCGAGCTGCGCCTCCTCGTACTCCGGCTTGAGCATGCCCTTGAGCGCTGCCTCGACGTCGTCGATCGCCTGGTAGATGACCGAGTAGAAGCGCACGTCGACGCCCTCACGGTCCGCCAGCTCCTCGACCCGCTCGGCGTACTTGACGTTGAAGCCGATGATGATCGCCGAGTCGACCGTGGCCAGGTTGACGTCGTTCTGCGTGATGGCACCCACCCCACGGTGGATGACCCGCAGCTCGACCTCGTCGCCGACGTCGATCTTGAGCAGGGCGTCCTCGAGTGCCTCGACGGCACCGGAGACGTCGCCCTTGAGGACCAGGTTGAGGGTCTCGACCTTGCCCTGCTGCAGCGCCTGCGTGAAGTCCTCGAGGCTGATGCGCTTGCGACGCTTGGCCAGGAGGGCGGCGCGCTCGGCAGCCTCGCGCTTCTCGGCGATCTGACGGGCGGTGCGCTCGTCCGGTGCCACCAGGAAGGTGTCACCGGCGCTCGGCACCGACGCCAGGCCGAGGACCTGCACCGGACGGGCCGGACCGGCCTCGGTGAGCGCGTTGCCGTGCTCGTCGAACATCGCCCGGACACGGCCGTGGGCCGTGCCGGCGACGATCGCGTCACCGACGTGCAGCGTGCCCGACTGGACCAGCACGGTCGCGACCGCACCGCGTCCCTTGTCGAGGTTGGCCTCGATGGCCACGCCGCGCGCGTCCTTGTCGGGGTTGGCCCGAAGGTCGAGCGAGGCGTCCGCGGTGAGCAGCACGGCCTCGAGCAGCTGGTCGATGCCGATGCGCTGCTTGGCGGACACGTCGACGAACATGGTGTCGCCGCCGTACTCCTCGGCCACCAGGTTGTACTCGGTGAGCTGCTGGCGGATCTTGGCGGGGTTGGCCCCCTCCTTGTCCACCTTGTTGACGGCCACCACGATCGGCACGCCGGCGGCCTGGGCGTGGTTGAGCGCCTCGATGGTCTGCGGCATCACGCCGTCGTCCGCCGCGACCACGAGGATCGCGATGTCGGTGACCTGCGCACCACGGGCACGCATGGCGGTGAACGCCTCGTGGCCCGGGGTGTCGATGAACGTGATGGCGCGGTCGATGCCCTCGTGCTCGGCGCGCACCTGGTACGCACCGATGTGCTGGGTGATGCCGCCGGCCTCGCCCGCGACGACGTCCGTCGAGCGGATCGCGTCGAGGAGCTTGGTCTTGCCGTGGTCGACGTGACCCATGACGGTCACGACCGGCGGGCGTGCCTGCAGGTCGTCGTCCGTCTCGGCGTCGAGCTCGGCCTCCAGGTCGATGTCGAAGGACCCGAGAAGCTCGCGGTCCTCCTCCTCGGCGGAGACCATCTCGATGACGTAGCCGAGCTCGACCGCGAGCGTGCCGAACGTGTCCTCGTCGAGCGACTGCGTCGCCGTGGCCATCTCACCGAGGTGGAACAGCACCGTGACCAGCGAGGCCGGGTTCGCGTCGATCTTGTCGGCGAAGTCGTTCAGGGACGAGCCGTGACGCAGACGGACGACGGTCTTGCCGTTGCCGCGCGGAACCTGCACGCCGCCGAGCGACGGCGCCTGCATCTGCTCGAACTCCTGGCGCTTCGCACGCTTCGACTTGCGCCCACGGACGGGGCGCCCTCCGGCGCGACCGAACGCACCCTGCGTGCTGCCGCGACCGGCACCGCCGGGACGACCGCCGCCGCCACCGGGACGACCGGCGAAACCGCCGCCACCGGCACCCGGGGCACCACCGGCGCCACCAGGGCCACCGGGACGACCGGCGAAACCGCCACGTCCGCCACCGGCACCGCCGGGACGACCGGCACCACCGGCGGGGCGCTCACCCGGGCGACCGACGCCGCTCGAGGTGCGGCCCGGCATCATGCCGGGGTTGGGGCGCGGACCACCCGGGCGCGGACCACCCGGACGGGGGCCGCCGGGACGCTCGCCCGCAGACGCGGCCGGAGCACCCTCGGTGCGACGCTCACCCGGACGGGGCATGCCCTGCGACGGCGCGAACGGGTTGTTTCCCGGACGCGGGCCACCGGGACGCGGACCGCCGGCACGATCGCCCGACGGGCGCTCGCCCGAGGAGCGCTCACCCTGGCGGGGCATGCCCTGCGAGGGTGCGAACGGGTTGTTGCCCGGTCGCGGCGCGCCGGGACGCGGGCTGCCGGGGCGCGGTGCCTGGGCCGCCGGTGCGGCAGGAGCCGGTGCGGCGGGCGCGGGTGCGCTCGGCGCCGGGGCCGCGGGACGAGCAGGACGCTGTGCCGCAGGGGCGGCCGGCGCGGGCGCAGCCGGAGCAGCGGGGGCCGCTGCGACGGGTGCCGGGGCGGCCGGGGCGGCGACGGCGGGCGCGGACGCAGCGGGGGCGGCCGGCGCGGGTGCGGCCGGTCGCGCAGCGGCGGGCTTGGGAGCCGCCGGCGCAGCGGACGCGGACGCGCCGCCACCGACGGGGTACATGTCGCGCAGCTTGCGCACGACGGGCGGCTCGATGGTCGAGGACGCCGATCGGACGAACTCGCCGAGCTCGCCCAGCTTGTTCATGATGGTCTTGCTTTCCACCCCGAGCTCCTTGGCGAGCTCGTAGACGCGGACCTTAGCCACATCTCTCCTGTCTCGGTCCGCCCGGGACAGGGTCGGACCGTCGTTAGTGCGGGGCACTCATCGCTGGGTGCTCATCGGTGCGTGCTCATCGGGCAGCCATCGGCTTCCAACCCGCTTCCCTGTCGACGATCGGCTTCCACCCCCGGGATGGTCCCGGCGGTGTCCTCCTGGCTCTGCTCAAGACGGCGCTGCACCGCCGTGTGGTCCGCGGGGCCTGCCAGTCGCAGGGCCCTGCTGAACGCACGCCGACGCACGGCGAGCTCGAAGCAGTCAGGATCGGGGTGCAGCCACGCACCCCTGCCCGGCATCCGACGCCGTTCGTCCACGACCAGCACGGGAGCTCCCGTGCCGTCGGTGACGGCGACGACCCTCAGCAGGGCTGACCTCGGGCCGGGACCACGGCACCCCACGCACGTGCGCACTGGACCTGCGACGGGCAGCACGGTGCGCGCTGCGGGTTCGGGGGTCCGCCTGCTCGGCGAGGAGAGCCGGGCGTCCGGCCCAGCCGCGGCAAGTCTACCCTTTCGCGTCACCGACCGTGACCCGGTGCGGGAGCGACGTCCTCGGCGGTGTCCACCTCCCGCTCCGGGCCCGCGCCCGGACCGGTCGCACCCTCGGCGTCGGAACGGATGTCGATGCGCCAACCCGTGAGCTTGGCGGCCAGGCGGGCGTTCTGCCCCTCCTTGCCGATCGCGAGCGAGAGCTGGTAGTCCGGCACGACCACCCGGGCGGAACGCGCCTCGGGGTCGACGACCGTCACCGAGAGCACCCGTGCCGGTGACAACGCGTGCGCGATCATCTCGGCCGGGTCGTCGGAATGGTCGACGATGTCGATCTTCTCGCCGTGCAGCTCGGCCATGACCGCCCGCACCCGTCCACCCATGGGCCCGATGCACGCACCCTTGGCGTTCACGCCCGGCACCGTCGCGCGCACGGCCATCTTGGTCCGGTGGCCGGCCTCACGCGCCAGCGCGGTGATCTCCACGGTGCCGTCGGCGACCTCCGGGACCTCCATCGCGAACAGCCGACGCACCAGCATCGGGTGCGTGCGCGAGAGCGTCACCTGAGGGCCTCGAGGGCCACGCGCCACCTCGAGCACGAAACCGCGCAGGCGCTCGCCGTGCACGTACTTCTCGGTCGGAACCTGCTCGTGCGCCGGCAGCACCGCCTCGGTCCCGCCGATGTCCACGAGCACGACCCGCGGGTCACGACCCTGCTGGATCACGCCGCCGAGGATCTCGCCCTCCTTGCCGCGGAACGTGCCGAGCACCTGGTCGTCCTCGGCGTCGCGCAGGCGCTGCACGATGACCTGGCGCGCCGTCGCCGTGGCGATGCGCCCGAAGCCGTCCGGCGTGTGGTCGAACTCGGGGCCGGGCTCGGAGTCCAGGACCACCTGACCGTCCTCGTCCACCGGCCGTGGCTCGCGCGCCCACACCGTGACGTGGCCGGACCGGCGGTCGACCTCGACGCGCGCGGACGCGTACGCGTCCGGCGTGCGGTGGTAGGCGGACAGCAGCGCCTGCTCGATCGCGGCGATCAGCACGTCGAGGCTGATCTCGCGCTCCCGCTCGATCAGTCGCAGCGCCTGCATGTCGATGTCCATCTCAGCTCCCCTGTCCGGCCGTGCCGGTGCCGTGCTCGTCGGTGTGCTCGTCGGTCTGCGCGTCGCGCTCGGGCGCGTCGCCCGCCGAGTCGTCCTGCTCGTCCTGCTCGTCGTTGTCGTCGTGGTCGTCGTTGTCGTCGTGCTCGTCGTGGTGCCCGTCGCCGAGCAGCTCGTGGTCGTCCACAGGGCCGATGCCGGACAGGTCGACCTCGACGTGGCCGACGCGCACCTGCGCGAGCAGCACCGTCACCGGCGCGCCCGTCACGGGACGACGGCCCTTGCCGCGCTCCACCTGGGGCACGAGCACGATCACGTCCTCGCCGCCCACCTGCTCCACCGCCTGCAGGCGACCCTGCACGGGGCCGCCCTCGGTCCGTTCGACCCGGACGGTGCGTCCGACCGCGCGCACGAAGTGCCGGCGCAGCGTCATCGGACGACCCACCCCGGGGGTCGACACCTCGAGCGTGTAGTGGCCCGGCACCACGTCGGCCGCGTCCAGCGCGTCCGAGACGACGCGGGACACCTCGCCGACCCGGTCCAGGTCGAGCTCACCGTCGTCGTCCTCGGCCAGGTCGACCACGACGCGCACCACCGACCGGCTCCCGGCGCGGCTCACCTCGACGTCCTCGAGCACCAGTCCGGCACGACCCACGACCGGGTCGAGGGCCTGCCTGACCCGTTGCGCGGGTGCTGTCGCGACCATGTCCGCCTCCTTGTGGGCTGCAGCGGGTCGCCGGGACGCGGCATGGACCCTGTGATGTTGTGGTCCCAGCGTAACGACCGGTCGGCCGGTCAGCGGCACGTGGCAGGATCAGCGACCGTGACCGCTGCCCCCGCCGGACCTGCCCGCGCCCCGGAGCCGCTCGTGCGACGGCGCATGCCGGCCCGACGCCTGCGGTTCGTCGCCGTCGTCGTGGCCCTGGTGCCGGCGCTGGTCGGGTGCGGGGTCAGGCTGGAGACCCCCGCGCCGACCGCACCCGCGCCCGACGCCGTCGAGCAGGTGCGCGCCCGGACCGTCGACGACGCCCTCGCGCTCGTCGAGGCAGCGACCTCCGCGCACGACGCCACCGACGCCACCGACCAGGCGACCGCCGCGGGTGTCGACCCCGTGACCCTGACGGCCGTGCTCGACGACATCGTGACGTTCTCCACGCAGCACGCCACCGAGCTCGGTGGCGTCTACGACTCCGGCCTGCCCGACCCGAGCGGCTCCCCCACGGGACCGACCCCGGGTACCGCGACGAGCCCCGCAGCGGCCGTCACCCCGGTGGAGGTGCTCGCCCTGCTGGCCCGGTCCGCCGCGACCGCCCTCGACGACGCCGGTGCCACGAAGGACGGGTCGCTCGCCCGGCTCGTGGCCTCGGTCGGCACGGCGCGCACGGGCCTGGCCCAGCGCCTGAGCCAGGTCACGGGAACGCCCGTCCCCGAGCAGCTGCCCGAACCGGACCCGGCCGGCACCCCGACGGCGACGAGCTCGCCGGCACCGTCCGCCGGCACGACACCGACCGACGAGGCCTCGGGCGGCGACCCGTCCGGGCTCGCCAGCAGCGACCTCGACACGCTCGTGCTCGCCGAAGACCAGGCCGGGTACGCGTTCGAGGTGGTGGCCGCGGTGCTCTCCGGCGACCAGCGCACGCAGGCGCAGGCGGCGGCTGCCACCCACCGGCAGGTCGCCGAGGAGTGGGCCACGCTGGCCGGGACCACGGGCACGACGAGCGACCCGCGACGCGTCGCCTACGCCGTCCCCGTCGGCGTGGACGACCCGACGGTCGCGCTGGGCCTCGCCCGGACCGTCCTGACGACCCTCGCCGACACCTACGCGACCCTGACCGCGCGCGCGGAGGCGGGCACCCGGGGTTCGCTGCTCGACGGGCTGACGACCGGCACGGCCGATGCCGTCACCTGGGGCGCGACGGCGGTGGCCTTCCCGGGGATGCCCGAACTCGCTCCGGCCGCGGGCTGAGCCTGCGGCCGGAGCCGGCGGGTGCGGTCGCCGCCCCGGGAACTGGCCGGGATCAGCGGCGCAGCAGCCCTCGCACGAGTGCCTCGACACGGTCGGCTGCCTGCTCGACCGGGACCTGCTCCGACTCGCCGCCGACCCGCGGACGGACCTCGACGACGCCGTCGGCCAGGCCGCGGCCCACGACCACGACCAGCGGGACACCGAACAGCTCTGCGTCGGCGAACTTCACGCCCGGCGAGACCTTCGGACGGTCGTCGTAGACCACCTCGACCCCGCGCGAGCCCAGCTCCTGCGCGAGCGCCTCGGCGGCCTCGAACACGCTCGCGTCCCTGCCCGTGGCCATCACGTGCACGTGCGCGGGGGCGACGTGCGCGGGCCAGGCCAGGCCCTTCTCGTCGTGGTTCGCCTCGGCGAGCGCCGCGAGCACGCGGGTGACGCCGATGCCGTACGAACCCATCGTGACCACGACGGACTTGCCGTTCTGGTCGAGCACGGACAGCCCGAGCGCCTGGGCGTACTTGCGCCCCAGGGCGAAGATGTGGCCGATCTCGATGCCGCGGGCGAGCTCGAGCGGACCGGAGCCGTCGGGCGCCGGGTCACCCGCACGCACCTCGGCCGCCTCGATCGTGCCGTCGGCGACGAAGTCACGCCCGGCGACCAGGTCGAAGACGTGGCGTCCGGGCTCGTTCGCCCCCGTGATCCACCGGGTGCCCGGCACCACGCGCGGGTCGAGCAGGTACCGCACCGCGGTCCGCTCCGCACCGTCGGCGACGGCAGGGTTGGGGCCGAGGGCGGAAGGGCCGATGTAGCCGCGCACGAGCTCGGGGTGTGCCGCGAAGTCGGCGTCACCGGCAGGCTCGACGTCGGCGGGCGAGACGGCCGCCTCGAGGCGCTTGAGGTCGACCTCCCGGTCGCCGGGCAGGCCGACGACGAGCAGCTCGCGCTCCCCCGTCGGCTGCCGAAGCGCGAGCACGACGTTCTTGAGCGTGTCCGCAGCCGTCCAGGGCCGGTCGGGGCGGGCGAAGTGCGCGTTCGCGACAGCGACCAACGAGTCGATCGTGGGCGTGTCCGGCGTGTCCTCGACGTGCGCGGCGGGCGCGTCGGCGAAGTCGATCGGCTCCGGCACGACCGTGGTCACGGCCTCGACGTTCGCGGCGTAGCCCCCCGGCGACCGCACGAACGTGTCCTCGCCGATCGCCGTCGGGGTCAGGAACTCCTCGGAGCGTGAACCGCCCATGGCTCCCGACGTCGCCGCGACGATGACGTACTCCAGGCCCAGGCGGTCGAAGATCCGCTGGTAGGCGTCGCGCTGCGCCTGGTAGGAGGCCTCGAGCCCGGCGTCGTCGACGTCGAAGGAGTACGCGTCCTTCATGACGAACTCGCGGCCGCGGATCAGGCCGGCGCGCGGGCGGGCCTCGTCGCGGTACTTGGTCTGGATCTGGTAGAGCGCCAGCGGCAGGTCCTTGTACGAGGAGTACAGGTCCTTGACCAGGAGCGTGAACAGCTCCTCGTGCGTGGGGGCCAGCAGGTAGTCGCCGCCCTTGCGGTCCTTGAGCCGGAAGATGTTCGGCCCGTACTCCGTCCAGCGGCCCGTCGCCTCGTACGGCTCCTTGGGCAGCAGGGCCGGGAAGTGCACCTCCTGCGCGCCGGCGACGGCCATCTCCTCGCGCACCACCTGCTCGACCTTGGCCAGCACCCGCAGGCCCAGCGGGAGCCAGGTGTAGATGCCGGGAGCGGCGCGACGGATGTAGCCGGCGCGGACGAGCAGCTTGTGGCTGGCGACCTCGGCGTCGGCGGGGTCCTCGCGCAGGGTACGGACGAACAACGTGGACAGGCGCAGGAGCATGGGGACGAGCCTAGTGGCCGCGTGTCGGTCACCTGCGCCACGATGGCCGGGTGCCCGAGCTGCCGGAGGTCGAAGGTCTCGCCCGGTTCCTGGACGAGCGTGCGACGAGCCACGTCGTGCGCGGCGTCGAGGTGGGTGCGATCAGCGCGCTCAAGACGTTCTCGCCGGCGCCCGACGCCCTGGTCGGGGGCACGGTGCTCGGCGTGCGACGGCACGGCAAGTGGCTCGACCTGCAGGTGCGGACCACCGACGGCAGCACGCTGCACCTCGTGTGGCACCTGGCCCGGGCGGGCTGGCTGCGCTGGTCGGACGTGCTCTCCGAACGCCCCGTGCGCCCCGGACGTTCGCCGATCGCCCTGCGGGTGCGGCTGGACGACGGCTCCGGCTTCGACCTGACCGAGGCGGGCACACGCAAGCGGCTCGCGGTGCACGTCGTGCACGACCCCGACGACGTGCACGCGATCGCGACCCTCGGCGTCGAGCCGCTGTCCGAGCAGTTCACGCCCGAGCGGCTCGGCGCGCTGCTCGCAGCACGCAACCAGCAGGTCAAGGGCCTGCTGCGCGACCAGTCGACGATCGCCGGGATCGGCAACGCCTACTCCGACGAGATCCTGCTCGTCGCGCGCACGTCACCGTTCGCGCCGACCGCCCGGTTCGACGCCGACCGCGCCGCTGCGCTGCACGAGGCGATCCGGGCCGTCCTGACCGAGGCCGTCGCCGCGGCGCAGGGACGACCCGCCGCCGAGCTCAAGGACGCCAAGCGGCGCGGCATGCGCGTGCACGGACGCACCGGCCAGCCGTGCCCGGGGTGGGACGGCACCCCGTGCGGCGACGTCGTGCACGAGGTGTCGTTCGCCGACTCCTCGCTGCAGTACTGCCCTACGTGCCAGACCGGCGGGCGCCCGCTGGCCGACCGTCGGATGTCCCGACTGCTGCGCTGACCGTCGGCTCAGAAGAGCACGGTGGCGTAGGTACCGACCCGGCGGAACCCCACCGCCCGGTACGCGGCGAGCGCGCGCGTGTTGTAGCCGTTCGCGTACAGCGAGACGACCGGGGCCACGTCACGGCGCGTGGCGGCGACGACCGCGGCCATGCCCGGTTCGGAGAGCCCCTCCCCGCGCCGGTCGGGCGGAACCCACACACCCTGCACCTGCGCGACGCCACCACCGACGGCACCCAGCTCGGCCTTGAACACCACCCGCTGCGTCCTGGCATCCGGGGTACCGGGATCTGCGCGCTCGATGCGCACGAACGAGCGGCCCTGCGCGACCAGCGAACGCACCCGCAGCTCGTAGGGCCCACCCGGGCCGCTCGCGGGCGAGTAGCCGACCTCCTCGGTGAACATCCGGATGCAGGCCGGGAGCACGACGTCGTACTCCTCAGGACGAGAGCGGCGCACCTGCGGGTCGGGGGCGATCAGGGGGTCGTGGTCGATGACCATCGACGGCTGGTCGTCCCGGACCTCGCGGGCCGCCGGCCACACGGGGCGCAGGCGGGACCACAACGCCAGGACGACGTCGGCCGGACCGACGATCGAGGAGCACCGTCGTCCGGCCGTCCGCCCGAGCGCGGCGAACGCGTCGAGCGCGTCCAACGCCTGCGGGGCGCCCTCGGGTACGACGGGCACCAGGTTCGCGCCCGCCCAGCACACCGCCACGAGGACGCCGTCGCGCGCGAAGCCCCAGAGCTGACCACCTGCGCTGCGCAGCCCCGCGGTCGCGGCGTGCTCGAGCCTCGTGCTCGCCAGCACCGACCCGACGGGGTCCTGCGCGCACACGGCCAGGGCGGCGGCCACGTCGACGTCACGCAGCACGCGCCCGCCCGAACGCCCGTCGAGCGTGGTGCGCCGCAGGGTCATGAGGGGATTGTGCACCACCCGCCCGTGCGGGCGGGGGTGGGGCGGCACCTGTCGTCCCCGGTGTCGCGACGGGCCTCAGCCGACGCTGACGGTCGGGCTCCCCTGACCTGCCTCGACGGGGTCCATCGACTCGGCCAGGCGCATGGCCTCCTCGATGAGCGTCTCGACGATCATCGACTCGGGAACGGTCTTGATGACCTCGCCCTTGACGAAGATCTGGCCCTTGCCGTTGCCCGAGGCGACACCGAGGTCCGCCTCCCGCGCCTCACCGGGGCCGTTGACGACACACCCCATGACGGCCACGCGCAGCGGCACCTCCATGCCCTCCAGACCGGCGGTCACCCGCTCGGCGAGCGTGTAGACGTCGACCTGGGCGCGCCCGCAGGACGGGCACGAGACGATCTCGAGCTTGCGCGGACGCAGGTTGAGCGACTGTAGGATCTGGATGCCGACCTTGACCTCCTCGACGGGAGGCGCCGACAGGGACACCCGGATCGTGTCGCCGATGCCCTTGCTGAGCAGGGCGCCGAACGCGGTCGCCGACTTGATCGTGCCCTGGAACGCCGGCCCTGCCTCGGTCACGCCGAGGTGCAGCGGCCAGTCGCCCCGCTCGCTCAGCAGCTCGTACGCACGCACCATGACGACCGGGTCGTTGTGCTTCACCGAGATCTTGAAGTCGTGGAAGTCGTGCTCCTCGAACAGCGACGCCTCCCAGACGGCCGACTCGACGAGCGCCTCGGGCGTGGCCTTGCCGTACTTGGCGAGCAGGCGAGGGTCCAG
Coding sequences within:
- a CDS encoding GNAT family N-acetyltransferase; the encoded protein is MTLRRTTLDGRSGGRVLRDVDVAAALAVCAQDPVGSVLASTRLEHAATAGLRSAGGQLWGFARDGVLVAVCWAGANLVPVVPEGAPQALDALDAFAALGRTAGRRCSSIVGPADVVLALWSRLRPVWPAAREVRDDQPSMVIDHDPLIAPDPQVRRSRPEEYDVVLPACIRMFTEEVGYSPASGPGGPYELRVRSLVAQGRSFVRIERADPGTPDARTQRVVFKAELGAVGGGVAQVQGVWVPPDRRGEGLSEPGMAAVVAATRRDVAPVVSLYANGYNTRALAAYRAVGFRRVGTYATVLF
- the ispG gene encoding flavodoxin-dependent (E)-4-hydroxy-3-methylbut-2-enyl-diphosphate synthase, producing MPQAPAPVLAPRRPTRKIKVGKVEVGGDAPVSVQSMTTTPTTDINATLQQIAALTAAGCDIVRVAVPSQDDAEALPAIARKSQIPVIADIHFQPKYVFTAIDAGCAAVRVNPGNIRKFDDQVKEIARAASQAGVSIRIGVNAGSLDPRLLAKYGKATPEALVESAVWEASLFEEHDFHDFKISVKHNDPVVMVRAYELLSERGDWPLHLGVTEAGPAFQGTIKSATAFGALLSKGIGDTIRVSLSAPPVEEVKVGIQILQSLNLRPRKLEIVSCPSCGRAQVDVYTLAERVTAGLEGMEVPLRVAVMGCVVNGPGEAREADLGVASGNGKGQIFVKGEVIKTVPESMIVETLIEEAMRLAESMDPVEAGQGSPTVSVG